A region from the Ammospiza nelsoni isolate bAmmNel1 chromosome 1, bAmmNel1.pri, whole genome shotgun sequence genome encodes:
- the CBLN2 gene encoding cerebellin-2, with translation MGRRRRGALPEPAGGCSCCLAAALPLLLLLLPAGCPVRAQNDTEPIVLEGKCLVVCDSSPSADGAITSSLGISVRSGSAKVAFSATRSTNHEPSEMSNRTMTIYFDQVLVNIGNHFDLTSSIFVAPRKGIYSFSFHVVKVYNRQTIQVSLMQNNYPVISAFAGDQDVTREAASNGVLLLMEREDKVHLKLERGNLMGGWKYSTFSGFLVFPL, from the exons atggggcggcggcggcggggggcgctGCCGGAGCCGGCGGgcggctgctcctgctgcctggcggcggcgctgccgctgctgctgctgctgctgcccgccGGGTGCCCGGTGCGGGCGCAGAACGACACGGAGCCCATCGTCCTGGAGGGGAAGTGCCTGGTGGTCTGCGACTCCAGCCCCTCGGCCGACGGCGCCATCACCTCCTCGCTGGGGATCTCGGTGCGCTCGGGCAGCGCCAAGGTGGCCTTCTCGGCCACCCGCAGCACCAACCACGAGCCCTCCGAGATGAGCAACCGCACCATGACCATCTACTTCGACCAG GTATTAGTTAATATTGGCAACCATTTTGATCTTACTTCCAGTATATTTGTAGCACCAAGAAAAGGGATATATAGTTTCAGTTTCCACGTGGTCAAGGTCTATAACAGACAAACCATCCAG GTAAGTTTAATGCAAAACAACTAcccagtgatttcagcttttGCAGGGGATCAGGACGTCACCAGAGAAGCAGCCAGCAATGGGGTCTTGCTCCTCATGGAAAGAGAAGACAAAGTGCATCTCAAACTGGAAAGGGGTAACCTCATGGGAGGGTGGAAATATTCAACCTTTTCCGGCTTCTTAGTCTTTCCTCTATAA